One window of the Labilibaculum sp. genome contains the following:
- the pstS gene encoding phosphate ABC transporter substrate-binding protein PstS translates to MKKFQLLLTAVIAVALMAGCGGSGKEKAKTTEKAETITGAGATFPQPFYNKIFKNYSSEKGLLVTYGGIGSGGGIRSLKDEIVDFGASDAFLNDAKLAEMPGEVLHIPTCLGAVVAAYNLPEKPELKFTPELMEGIFMGKITNWNDAKIAAVNPGVKLPDLAITVVYRSDGSGTTFIFSDYMSKVSADWKEKIGTGKALQWPVGIGAKGNPGVAGTISQTAGAIGYIGSEYAFAQDIPVASIQNLAGNFIKPSVESVSASAKGEMPADTRVSLTNTDAVDGYPISSFTWLIIYKEQNYKNRSLDQAVQTIKLIDWAISADAQKETTKVHYAPLPETAVAKAKAVLSTVTYKGKSLQ, encoded by the coding sequence ATGAAAAAATTTCAACTGCTTCTAACTGCTGTTATTGCCGTTGCCCTTATGGCTGGTTGTGGAGGCTCAGGAAAAGAAAAAGCAAAAACAACTGAGAAAGCGGAAACCATTACTGGTGCTGGTGCAACTTTCCCACAACCATTTTACAACAAAATTTTCAAAAACTACTCATCAGAAAAAGGTCTGTTGGTTACTTATGGTGGAATCGGATCAGGCGGAGGAATTCGCAGTCTGAAAGATGAAATTGTAGATTTTGGTGCTAGTGACGCATTTTTAAACGATGCTAAATTAGCTGAAATGCCAGGTGAAGTGCTTCATATTCCAACCTGCTTGGGTGCAGTTGTTGCAGCATACAATCTTCCTGAAAAGCCAGAACTAAAATTCACTCCTGAACTGATGGAAGGTATTTTCATGGGTAAAATCACAAACTGGAACGATGCTAAAATTGCAGCTGTAAATCCAGGTGTTAAGCTACCCGATTTGGCCATTACTGTAGTTTATCGTTCTGATGGAAGTGGAACAACTTTCATTTTCAGCGATTACATGAGCAAAGTTAGTGCCGATTGGAAAGAAAAAATTGGCACGGGAAAAGCATTGCAATGGCCTGTTGGAATTGGTGCGAAAGGAAATCCAGGAGTTGCCGGAACTATCAGCCAAACCGCTGGTGCAATTGGTTATATTGGATCGGAGTACGCATTTGCTCAGGACATTCCTGTAGCGAGCATTCAAAATTTAGCAGGTAACTTTATCAAGCCTTCTGTTGAATCGGTAAGTGCATCGGCAAAAGGTGAAATGCCGGCTGATACAAGGGTTAGCTTAACAAATACTGACGCTGTAGACGGATATCCTATTTCAAGCTTTACATGGTTAATCATTTACAAAGAGCAGAATTACAAGAACAGAAGTCTTGATCAGGCTGTGCAAACTATAAAATTAATTGATTGGGCGATTAGTGCTGATGCGCAAAAAGAAACAACCAAAGTTCATTATGCTCCACTTCCCGAAACTGCAGTAGCCAAAGCAAAAGCTGTTTTGAGTACCGTTACCTACAAGGGTAAGTCTTTACAATAA
- a CDS encoding ATP-binding protein: protein MSQIYKSMQKPIQKSGSKYKKRLFFFFFIIVLIFSVLIGGFQYSQERLYRREKLEYALNIYTQQVHELIRKKDLDKTLNFSEVDSLRALMPDKDIRISVITAKGKVVYDSYVDNIERLDNHLNRPEVQKSLHSQKGSNIRLSGSTGQSYYYYSKNYYEYFVRTALPINESVLSFLKANTLFFYFLFGLFGVTVVFLIYATEHFGNSIAKLRKFAINAAHNREIDPNEDFGKTELGEISHQIVKIYRKLTKTTEALSQEKEKLIMHLQIAQEGVAIFDKKKNLILWNSHFIDYINYLAHISSHNYQELFELPELKEITDFIDTNIKKLGTNYIPNVDIISTKKTITIGHKVFLFQVVVFTDGNFEISVNDITKMENEKTIKQEMTLNIAHELKTPVTAVSGFLETIKDNPTMDEDKKVQFIERSCLQINRLSNLIQDISFLTKIEEANELFAIEEVNVKEMVQEMLTDFELKLAETKMEIELNFPSDLKVKGNSELLDSIFRNLIDNSIKYAGEGCKIKLTHYFEDTNYHYFSVTDNGIGIKEEHLPRIFERFYRGDHGRSRKMGGTGLGLSIVKNAVAYHKGRIFVKKRKEKGIEFFFSLKKTL, encoded by the coding sequence ATGTCCCAAATTTATAAATCCATGCAAAAACCCATTCAAAAATCCGGATCAAAATACAAAAAGAGATTGTTCTTTTTCTTCTTCATCATCGTTTTGATTTTCTCAGTATTAATTGGAGGATTTCAATACAGTCAGGAGAGATTGTATCGAAGAGAGAAACTGGAATATGCTCTGAATATTTATACGCAACAGGTTCATGAACTCATCCGAAAAAAAGACTTGGATAAAACTCTTAATTTTTCGGAAGTTGACTCATTGCGTGCCTTAATGCCAGATAAAGACATTAGAATTTCAGTGATTACCGCAAAAGGTAAAGTTGTGTACGATTCGTATGTTGACAATATAGAAAGACTTGATAATCACCTCAACCGCCCTGAAGTTCAAAAGTCTTTGCATTCTCAAAAAGGAAGTAACATCCGTTTATCCGGCTCTACCGGACAATCCTATTACTACTATTCCAAAAACTATTACGAATACTTTGTTCGAACTGCGCTTCCAATCAATGAAAGTGTACTTAGCTTTTTAAAAGCCAACACCCTATTCTTTTACTTTCTGTTTGGTTTGTTTGGTGTAACCGTAGTGTTTCTGATTTACGCCACCGAGCATTTTGGAAATTCGATTGCCAAGCTCCGGAAATTTGCTATTAATGCTGCTCATAACAGAGAAATAGATCCCAATGAGGATTTTGGAAAAACAGAATTGGGTGAAATTAGTCACCAAATTGTAAAAATTTACCGCAAACTTACCAAAACAACCGAGGCTTTAAGTCAGGAGAAAGAAAAGTTAATTATGCACCTTCAGATTGCACAGGAAGGTGTTGCCATATTTGATAAAAAAAAGAACCTGATTCTATGGAACAGTCATTTTATCGATTACATCAATTATTTGGCTCACATTTCAAGTCATAACTATCAGGAACTGTTCGAGCTTCCGGAATTAAAAGAAATCACTGATTTTATCGATACAAACATCAAAAAACTGGGAACAAATTACATCCCGAACGTTGATATAATCAGTACGAAAAAAACCATTACAATCGGACATAAAGTGTTTCTTTTCCAAGTAGTTGTTTTTACCGACGGTAATTTCGAAATCTCGGTAAACGACATCACCAAAATGGAAAATGAGAAAACTATTAAACAGGAAATGACTTTGAACATAGCACACGAGCTAAAAACTCCTGTAACAGCCGTTTCCGGATTTTTGGAAACCATTAAGGATAATCCGACTATGGATGAAGATAAAAAAGTACAATTCATTGAACGTTCGTGTCTGCAGATTAATCGTTTATCGAATTTAATTCAGGATATTTCTTTTCTCACAAAAATTGAAGAAGCCAATGAATTGTTTGCCATTGAAGAGGTGAATGTAAAAGAAATGGTTCAGGAGATGCTCACCGATTTTGAATTAAAACTGGCAGAAACCAAAATGGAAATTGAACTAAACTTCCCTTCGGATCTTAAAGTAAAAGGTAATTCGGAATTGTTGGATTCTATTTTCAGAAATTTAATAGATAACTCGATAAAATACGCCGGAGAAGGATGTAAAATTAAACTCACACATTATTTCGAAGATACAAATTACCATTACTTCTCGGTTACCGATAATGGAATTGGAATAAAAGAAGAGCATTTGCCACGTATTTTTGAACGGTTTTACCGCGGAGATCATGGCCGGTCAAGAAAAATGGGTGGTACGGGTTTAGGTTTATCGATCGTGAAAAATGCGGTTGCCTATCACAAAGGAAGAATATTTGTTAAAAAACGAAAAGAAAAGGGGATTGAGTTCTTTTTCTCCTTGAAAAAAACCTTATAA
- the phoU gene encoding phosphate signaling complex protein PhoU: protein MSIKKDKKFDKLDNDFAKMQTLLFQQFDILEEVVNHGLDKIEKELIDTFKKNENKIDQFEIKMSDNIIETIGLQHPMASDLRLLISYFRMIGHIERIGDQLNNIMRFFHKMEPPTIHENHKDSVLNMLSISAEMVKKALISFEDGDREYAIWTIKNDEIVDEMQSKILKRMIRKNSPKGSEPTEIFNLLNFNSILGNIERIADNATNIAEASIYYLQGIDLRHMELPEEDQ from the coding sequence ATGTCAATTAAAAAAGATAAAAAATTCGATAAGCTTGATAATGATTTCGCTAAAATGCAAACACTGCTTTTTCAACAGTTTGATATTTTAGAAGAGGTGGTCAATCATGGCTTGGATAAAATAGAAAAAGAACTTATAGACACGTTTAAAAAGAATGAAAATAAAATTGATCAGTTCGAAATAAAAATGAGTGACAACATCATTGAAACAATTGGTTTGCAACATCCTATGGCAAGTGATTTACGCCTTTTAATCTCGTACTTTAGGATGATTGGCCATATTGAAAGAATTGGTGATCAGCTGAATAACATCATGCGCTTTTTTCATAAAATGGAGCCGCCAACAATTCATGAAAATCATAAAGATTCGGTTTTAAACATGCTGTCGATAAGCGCCGAAATGGTTAAAAAAGCATTAATCTCCTTTGAGGACGGGGATCGTGAGTATGCTATCTGGACCATTAAAAATGATGAGATCGTTGACGAAATGCAATCGAAAATTTTGAAACGAATGATTCGAAAAAATTCTCCGAAAGGCAGTGAACCAACCGAAATTTTTAACCTGTTGAATTTTAACAGCATATTAGGTAACATCGAGAGAATAGCAGACAACGCAACCAATATTGCAGAAGCATCAATATATTATCTGCAAGGCATTGATCTGCGCCATATGGAATTGCCTGAAGAGGATCAATAA
- a CDS encoding NAD-dependent deacylase: MKNKLNVKVDMQLAAELIRNSGSMIAFTGAGVSVESGIPPFRGPEGLWSRYDPQCLDLDFFHSHPKESWTAIKSIFYDFFGKAKFNEAHRVLSDFEAKGLLKALVTQNIDNLHQMAGSKNVLEFHGNSQKLICPHCRKIYLPEEVDLNVLPPRCHADKQILKPDFVFFGEGIPEEAYRRSLLAAQKADVVLIIGTTGEVMPAAMIPAEAKQAGAVIIEINTEVSNYTNQITDIFLKGKASEVLLELEGLIS, from the coding sequence ATGAAAAATAAATTAAATGTAAAAGTTGATATGCAGTTGGCTGCAGAATTGATTCGGAATTCGGGATCGATGATTGCATTTACCGGAGCCGGTGTTTCGGTGGAGAGTGGAATTCCTCCTTTTCGGGGCCCGGAAGGCCTATGGAGCCGATACGATCCGCAATGTCTGGATTTGGATTTCTTTCATTCTCACCCCAAAGAATCATGGACAGCCATTAAATCGATATTTTATGATTTTTTTGGAAAGGCAAAATTTAACGAGGCTCATCGGGTGTTGTCCGATTTTGAGGCAAAAGGATTGCTAAAGGCACTTGTAACGCAGAATATCGATAATTTACATCAGATGGCAGGATCTAAAAATGTTCTGGAATTTCATGGGAACTCTCAGAAATTAATTTGTCCGCATTGCAGGAAAATCTATTTGCCCGAAGAAGTTGACTTGAATGTTTTGCCACCCAGATGCCATGCAGACAAACAAATATTAAAGCCCGATTTTGTTTTTTTCGGGGAAGGCATACCCGAAGAAGCTTACCGCAGATCTCTTTTGGCAGCACAAAAGGCCGATGTGGTTTTAATTATAGGAACCACAGGAGAGGTTATGCCTGCTGCCATGATTCCTGCTGAGGCAAAGCAGGCAGGTGCAGTAATTATCGAAATCAATACAGAAGTATCCAATTATACCAATCAGATTACAGATATCTTTTTAAAAGGGAAGGCGAGTGAAGTGTTGCTGGAATTGGAGGGGTTGATTAGTTAG
- the mgrA gene encoding L-glyceraldehyde 3-phosphate reductase, giving the protein MYKASENRYDDMPYRRCGQSGLLLPAISLGLWHNFGHVDVYNEFRKIIFHAFDRGITHFDLANNYGPPPGSAEENFGKILKEDLKQYRDEMIISTKAGYKMWSGPYGDWGSRKYLVSSLDQSLKRMGLDYVDIFYSHRPDPNTPIEETMMALDQVVRQGKALYAGISNYSADQTREASRILRELGTPCLIHQPKYSMFERWVENGLLDVLEEDGIGGIAFSPLAQGMLTNKYLKGIPEGSRAAKSHGFLQKEQITEKVINKVKALNAIAEKRGQSLAQMAIAWLLKDERITSVLVGASSVNQLDQNINSVANLHFEAMELKAIQKILN; this is encoded by the coding sequence ATGTACAAAGCATCTGAAAACAGATATGATGATATGCCCTACCGAAGATGTGGGCAAAGTGGTTTATTACTGCCTGCAATTTCTTTAGGATTGTGGCATAATTTCGGACATGTAGATGTCTATAATGAGTTCAGAAAAATTATTTTTCATGCTTTTGACCGGGGAATTACCCATTTCGATTTGGCCAACAATTATGGACCACCTCCAGGTTCTGCTGAAGAAAATTTCGGAAAAATTCTGAAAGAAGATTTGAAACAATATCGTGACGAAATGATTATTTCGACTAAAGCAGGATATAAAATGTGGTCCGGGCCATATGGTGATTGGGGATCACGAAAATATTTGGTTTCAAGCCTGGATCAAAGTTTGAAAAGAATGGGACTCGATTATGTAGATATCTTCTATTCTCATCGTCCCGATCCCAATACACCCATTGAGGAAACCATGATGGCACTGGATCAAGTTGTCCGTCAGGGTAAGGCATTGTATGCTGGCATTTCAAATTACAGTGCCGATCAAACACGCGAAGCCTCAAGAATATTACGGGAACTGGGAACTCCGTGCCTTATTCATCAGCCAAAATATTCGATGTTCGAGCGTTGGGTTGAAAATGGCTTGTTAGATGTTTTGGAAGAAGATGGAATTGGAGGCATCGCCTTCTCTCCTTTGGCACAAGGAATGTTGACCAATAAATATTTGAAAGGGATTCCTGAAGGTTCGAGAGCTGCCAAATCGCATGGTTTTTTGCAAAAAGAGCAGATTACTGAAAAAGTAATAAATAAAGTTAAAGCTCTGAATGCAATTGCCGAAAAGCGAGGGCAAAGTTTAGCTCAAATGGCCATTGCCTGGCTGCTAAAAGATGAACGAATTACTTCGGTTTTGGTTGGCGCAAGTTCAGTGAATCAACTCGACCAAAATATAAATTCTGTTGCAAATTTACATTTTGAAGCAATGGAATTGAAAGCTATTCAGAAAATTTTGAATTAA
- the pstC gene encoding phosphate ABC transporter permease subunit PstC: MNSEKIFRYLLIGSGVLIVLIAIGIVTTLFIGSIPSFKEFGFGFIYSTDWNPTQGRESYGALPFIIGTLVTSILALLITFPFAFSISLFLGEYFKNGKLPSFLRSVIDLLAGIPSVVYGLWGFYALRPIITDLGLNAQGFGIFTSSIVLAIMIIPYASSLGSEVISMVPGSLKEAAYSLGATRYEVVKTVIIPNAGSGIFAGYILALGRAIGETMAVTMLIGNSNKIPSGIFDLGNTMASLIANQFGEADGLKYTSLVEIGLLLFVITGIVNYIGKLIMKKLSA, translated from the coding sequence ATGAACAGCGAAAAAATATTTCGATATCTTTTAATTGGCAGTGGCGTTTTAATAGTACTAATTGCTATAGGAATTGTAACTACCCTATTTATTGGATCAATTCCCTCATTTAAGGAATTTGGTTTTGGTTTTATTTATTCGACAGACTGGAATCCAACTCAAGGAAGAGAATCCTACGGCGCTCTTCCCTTTATTATTGGAACGCTGGTCACTTCAATTCTTGCACTACTAATAACATTTCCATTCGCCTTTTCCATCTCACTTTTTTTAGGCGAATATTTCAAAAATGGCAAATTACCATCCTTTTTACGGTCTGTAATTGATCTTTTGGCGGGAATCCCATCCGTAGTTTACGGTTTATGGGGATTTTATGCTTTACGACCCATAATTACCGACTTAGGACTAAACGCTCAGGGATTTGGAATTTTTACATCTTCCATAGTTCTCGCAATCATGATCATACCTTACGCATCTTCTCTTGGATCGGAAGTTATTTCGATGGTTCCAGGCAGCTTAAAAGAAGCGGCATATTCCCTGGGTGCTACCCGATACGAGGTGGTGAAAACAGTGATTATCCCCAATGCAGGCTCGGGCATATTTGCAGGATACATTCTTGCATTAGGAAGAGCAATTGGAGAAACAATGGCAGTAACCATGCTGATTGGCAACTCCAACAAAATTCCAAGCGGAATTTTCGATTTAGGAAATACCATGGCAAGTTTAATCGCCAATCAATTTGGCGAAGCCGATGGATTAAAATACACCTCGCTGGTAGAAATAGGATTGCTCTTATTTGTAATTACAGGTATTGTAAACTACATCGGCAAATTAATCATGAAAAAATTATCGGCTTAA
- a CDS encoding tetratricopeptide repeat-containing sensor histidine kinase, translating to MRKLVLLLIIFIFVAKPLAFTQNLDSIDKKLDSISDIHLKIEFLNEWTGKNYRKLPVEAIHYAKEAIKYAEKSENHSGAGNALIRIALVHFRKEDYTQSISFFNKALDKFILSNDSLGINNTYLNRGIVYRNMNKYNLAIVDLFTCMEYFENNNNTFELPLSYNSIGLIYKALKKHNKALEYYYKAEKIYKERNQISFLYTSNTNIANILSIQNNFQEALDYYKKNLDVLKEAPNKYKLAQTYHNIGSCFFEMRQYSMALEYLNQSLELKEKIGNKNLLISTINSLAHVFYAQNNYKDALEYRKKALALAIKSKNIEYQKDCNEELFKIFTRLHVADSALHYFSEYELLKDSIFNHENLKQIAEIQEKYESEKKETQITLLEKENKSKMWQRNSLIVLLILLLGYAIFIVRSYYRNKKTHQLLQLQNERIQWHKTLLDQKNEALSDSNKTKNRLFQIISHDLRSPLASVYNIAQLIKIFIQQRKYQLLEESCNDMEECISNVLSLTDNLLSWSLNQSGKLPCKPVILSLKPLLENNLRTYSSVAKQKNIHLQLLLEETLFVFADRQMLDTVIRNLINNSLKFTPAGGIIAIGAKQRDQFVELWIKDSGIGIAQDQIAHLFEVDHSQSYIGTNGEKGNGLGLLLCKQFIEQNKGEIWVESTLNLGTTFRITIPAAENTNEIASILTSNANSN from the coding sequence ATGAGAAAACTTGTTTTGTTATTAATCATATTTATATTTGTAGCAAAGCCCTTAGCTTTTACTCAGAATTTAGATTCTATTGACAAAAAATTAGATTCTATTTCAGACATTCATTTAAAAATTGAATTCTTAAATGAATGGACAGGCAAAAACTATCGAAAATTACCAGTTGAAGCAATTCATTATGCAAAGGAAGCTATAAAGTATGCAGAAAAATCCGAAAACCACTCAGGAGCTGGAAATGCCCTCATTCGTATTGCTTTAGTACATTTTCGTAAGGAAGACTATACTCAGTCAATATCTTTTTTTAATAAAGCTCTTGATAAATTCATACTATCCAACGATTCTCTTGGTATAAATAACACCTATTTAAACAGAGGAATCGTTTATCGAAATATGAATAAATACAATCTGGCTATTGTTGATTTATTTACTTGTATGGAATATTTCGAAAACAACAACAATACCTTTGAGCTACCCTTATCCTACAACAGTATTGGACTAATATATAAGGCTTTAAAAAAACACAACAAAGCCCTGGAATATTATTACAAGGCTGAAAAAATTTACAAAGAGCGGAATCAAATTTCTTTCTTGTATACCTCAAATACGAATATTGCCAACATACTTTCCATTCAGAATAATTTTCAAGAAGCGTTAGATTATTACAAAAAAAATCTTGATGTTTTAAAAGAGGCCCCCAATAAGTATAAACTAGCGCAAACCTATCACAACATAGGCTCTTGTTTTTTTGAAATGAGGCAATATTCAATGGCGTTGGAATACTTAAACCAAAGTTTGGAATTAAAAGAAAAAATTGGAAATAAAAACCTTTTAATATCTACCATCAATAGTCTTGCTCATGTTTTTTATGCGCAAAACAATTATAAAGATGCATTGGAGTATCGCAAAAAGGCTCTTGCTCTTGCGATAAAGTCCAAAAACATTGAATACCAAAAAGATTGTAATGAAGAACTCTTTAAAATTTTCACACGTTTACATGTAGCGGATAGTGCATTGCACTATTTCTCTGAGTATGAACTGCTAAAAGACAGTATTTTCAACCATGAAAATCTAAAACAGATTGCAGAGATTCAGGAAAAATACGAATCGGAGAAAAAAGAAACGCAAATTACTTTATTGGAAAAAGAGAACAAAAGTAAAATGTGGCAACGAAACAGTTTAATAGTATTGTTGATTTTACTGCTTGGCTACGCTATTTTTATTGTCCGTTCGTATTACAGAAATAAAAAAACACATCAATTACTGCAATTGCAAAATGAGAGGATTCAATGGCATAAAACTCTCTTAGACCAAAAAAACGAGGCATTATCGGATTCCAACAAAACCAAAAACAGGTTGTTTCAAATCATTTCGCACGATCTGCGCTCTCCTTTAGCATCTGTATATAATATTGCCCAGTTGATCAAAATTTTTATTCAGCAAAGGAAATATCAATTACTCGAGGAAAGCTGCAACGACATGGAAGAATGCATAAGTAATGTATTGAGTCTAACCGACAATCTTCTATCCTGGTCTTTAAATCAATCAGGTAAACTGCCCTGCAAACCTGTTATTCTCTCTCTTAAACCACTTTTAGAAAATAATCTTCGAACCTATTCGAGTGTTGCGAAACAGAAAAACATCCACCTTCAGTTACTACTTGAAGAAACCCTTTTTGTTTTTGCCGACCGCCAAATGCTCGATACAGTAATTCGTAACTTAATTAACAACTCACTGAAATTCACTCCAGCAGGAGGAATCATTGCTATTGGGGCAAAACAAAGAGATCAGTTCGTTGAACTTTGGATAAAAGATAGCGGGATAGGAATTGCTCAAGATCAAATTGCACATCTTTTTGAAGTAGATCATTCTCAATCTTATATTGGAACCAATGGCGAAAAAGGAAACGGATTAGGTTTACTGCTCTGCAAGCAATTTATTGAACAAAATAAAGGGGAAATATGGGTTGAGAGCACTTTAAATTTGGGAACAACCTTCCGGATTACGATTCCTGCTGCCGAAAATACAAATGAAATTGCATCCATTCTTACTTCAAACGCAAATTCAAATTAA
- the pstB gene encoding phosphate ABC transporter ATP-binding protein PstB, whose product MQNPIEKIESPILNIDKLSVSYGGDKYSINDVSAGIAKNKITAIMGPSGCGKSTLLRAINRMHELYPDTHNKGSVYLGEEDIYKMNPILLRRKIGMVFQRPNPFPTMSIYDNVIAGYLLNGIKLKRKEKDEIVEKSLREVGLWSEVKDSLHNKGTFLSGGQQQRLCIARALAYTPEIILLDEPTSALDPIATAKIEDLLVKLKKDFTIVLVTHNMSQAARISDYSMFMYLGELVEYGKTKQMFTMPKDKRTEEYLTGKFG is encoded by the coding sequence ATGCAAAACCCAATTGAAAAAATAGAATCTCCTATTTTAAACATCGATAAACTTTCTGTTTCCTACGGCGGAGACAAATATTCGATTAATGATGTTTCTGCGGGAATTGCAAAAAATAAAATCACAGCAATTATGGGACCTTCGGGTTGTGGTAAAAGCACATTGCTTAGAGCCATTAACCGAATGCACGAATTGTATCCTGATACGCACAACAAAGGTTCTGTTTATCTTGGCGAAGAAGATATTTATAAGATGAATCCTATTTTACTGAGAAGAAAGATTGGAATGGTTTTTCAACGTCCAAACCCTTTTCCGACTATGAGTATTTACGACAATGTAATTGCTGGTTATCTTTTAAATGGAATTAAATTAAAAAGAAAAGAAAAAGATGAAATTGTTGAGAAATCTTTACGTGAGGTTGGTTTGTGGAGCGAGGTAAAAGATTCCCTTCACAACAAAGGAACATTTCTATCGGGAGGACAACAGCAACGCCTTTGTATTGCACGGGCACTTGCCTACACTCCTGAAATTATCCTGTTGGATGAACCTACATCTGCATTGGATCCGATTGCAACAGCAAAAATTGAAGATCTGCTGGTAAAACTGAAGAAGGATTTTACAATTGTTTTGGTTACGCACAACATGTCGCAGGCAGCAAGAATATCAGACTATTCGATGTTTATGTATTTGGGCGAATTGGTTGAATATGGCAAAACCAAACAGATGTTTACCATGCCAAAAGACAAACGTACGGAAGAATACCTAACCGGAAAATTTGGTTGA
- a CDS encoding response regulator transcription factor, translated as MKDLKILVVDDEEDLCEILQFNLKQEGFDVDVAYSAEQALKLELQTYDFFLLDIMMGEISGLDLAKIIRRNPDLAEKAILFITAKTSEADKLIGFNAGADDYVSKPFSVKEIIARINVICKRIFSDSENDLDFKFDDFKMISDSKKVCINDQDVGLTKTEYEILRLLISHQGRIYSREEIMSIIWTNDSSIGDRTVDVNVRRIRKKIGEHHKFIKTKSGYGYYFEPKTN; from the coding sequence ATGAAGGATTTAAAAATATTAGTAGTTGATGACGAAGAGGATTTATGCGAAATCCTCCAATTCAACCTTAAACAGGAAGGATTTGATGTAGATGTTGCCTATTCTGCAGAACAAGCCTTAAAATTGGAGCTTCAAACTTATGATTTTTTTCTTTTAGATATCATGATGGGTGAAATATCAGGGCTCGATTTAGCAAAAATAATTCGAAGGAATCCTGATCTGGCGGAAAAAGCAATACTTTTTATTACGGCGAAAACAAGCGAGGCAGATAAACTTATTGGGTTCAATGCAGGCGCAGATGATTATGTATCCAAACCTTTCTCGGTAAAAGAAATTATTGCAAGAATTAATGTAATTTGCAAACGCATTTTTTCTGATTCAGAAAATGACCTTGACTTTAAGTTCGATGATTTTAAAATGATCTCAGACTCAAAAAAAGTGTGCATTAATGATCAAGATGTTGGTTTAACAAAAACTGAATACGAAATACTCCGATTGCTGATCAGTCATCAGGGAAGAATATATTCCAGAGAAGAAATAATGAGTATTATCTGGACAAACGACAGCTCGATTGGCGACCGTACAGTGGATGTTAATGTAAGACGAATACGAAAGAAAATTGGTGAGCATCACAAATTTATTAAAACGAAATCTGGCTACGGTTACTATTTTGAACCTAAAACAAACTAA
- the pstA gene encoding phosphate ABC transporter permease PstA — MNTSAQISNAKLKGRLLKDKLFTYTLIFLAFLSSVPLFLILFELIKKGYKQINLSFFYKVAPDTMEAMVAVKNNEIIPGGIANGIVGTLIIVGMASLIAIPVGIICGMYLSENSKGKFAGVVRFIVDMLQGVPSIVLGVIGYIWVVKPITAGFSGLAGSVALSIMMLPSIVRSTEETLKMIPETLKEAALSLGVPYHKTMLRVVLPSGISGILTGVILGISRIAGETAPLMLTALGSAAISTDITEPSSAIPLLVWEFYNDPNLVDMIWSASLFLLILILCLNLTAKAIAKRWKVQY, encoded by the coding sequence ATGAATACATCTGCTCAAATATCAAATGCTAAGTTAAAAGGACGATTGCTTAAAGATAAGCTATTCACCTACACACTTATATTTTTGGCATTCCTCTCAAGTGTCCCTCTTTTTCTTATTCTTTTCGAGTTGATAAAAAAGGGATACAAACAAATTAACCTCAGCTTCTTTTATAAAGTTGCACCAGACACCATGGAAGCAATGGTTGCTGTTAAAAACAATGAAATTATTCCCGGCGGTATAGCCAACGGAATAGTCGGCACATTAATTATTGTTGGAATGGCTTCATTGATTGCTATTCCTGTAGGGATTATTTGCGGCATGTATCTGTCCGAAAATTCGAAAGGTAAATTTGCCGGTGTGGTTCGTTTTATAGTAGACATGCTGCAAGGAGTTCCATCCATTGTACTTGGTGTTATCGGATACATTTGGGTGGTGAAACCAATAACTGCCGGCTTTTCCGGCTTAGCAGGAAGTGTTGCCCTTTCTATCATGATGTTGCCATCCATTGTACGCTCAACAGAGGAAACTTTAAAAATGATACCCGAAACCTTAAAGGAAGCCGCTCTTTCTTTAGGCGTTCCCTATCACAAAACCATGCTAAGAGTCGTGCTTCCATCAGGTATCAGCGGAATTCTTACGGGTGTAATTCTTGGGATATCAAGAATTGCGGGAGAAACGGCTCCATTAATGCTGACAGCTCTGGGAAGTGCTGCAATCAGCACAGATATTACAGAACCATCAAGTGCTATTCCCCTATTGGTTTGGGAGTTTTACAACGATCCAAACCTTGTAGATATGATTTGGAGTGCATCCTTGTTCCTGTTAATTTTGATTTTATGTTTAAATCTTACCGCTAAAGCAATCGCAAAAAGATGGAAAGTACAGTATTAG